The following are from one region of the Erythrobacteraceae bacterium WH01K genome:
- a CDS encoding glyoxalase superfamily protein — translation MLTIDEAKAMAKRLRSALGERETIVSHANSLELVAATIGHRDWNTAAAALERTSANTIGFEQAIPVIRIFDVSKAREFYCDFLGFTVIMEHRFEPDLPLYMAVERAGLELHLSEHHGDGTPGSTSYVAMRDIAKFHAELISRKYGYGRPNLERQPWGDQMEVSDPFGNRIRFCQESD, via the coding sequence ATGCTCACCATCGACGAAGCTAAAGCCATGGCAAAGCGTTTGCGCTCTGCCTTAGGTGAACGAGAGACCATTGTTTCTCACGCAAACAGTCTTGAACTTGTAGCTGCCACTATCGGGCATCGAGACTGGAACACCGCCGCTGCCGCACTTGAACGGACATCAGCCAATACAATTGGCTTTGAACAAGCTATTCCAGTCATCAGAATCTTTGACGTCTCGAAAGCGCGAGAGTTCTATTGCGATTTTCTCGGCTTCACAGTCATCATGGAGCATCGGTTCGAGCCGGATCTCCCGCTCTATATGGCTGTCGAGCGAGCCGGACTGGAATTACATCTTTCCGAGCATCACGGTGACGGCACCCCAGGTTCGACTAGCTATGTCGCAATGAGAGACATCGCGAAGTTTCACGCCGAGCTGATTTCAAGAAAGTATGGCTATGGTCGTCCGAACCTCGAGCGCCAGCCTTGGGGAGATCAGATGGAGGTGAGCGATCCATTCGGCAATCGCATCCGCTTCTGCCAAGAGTCCGACTAG